The genomic interval TTGTGTCGCTATCAGGAAGTGTAGACAAATTCACACCACATTTTCTTGCAAAACACTTTTTTTGAACGGTTTTAAAAATATAGTACGCACAGCAGACAGCTGGAGATACAATCCCTGCTATGAAAATACTTGCAATTGAGACCGCCACAGAGGCCTGCTCCGCAGCACTCTTGGTTGATGGAGAGGTGACAGAACGTTACCTGGTACAGCCGCGTGGCCATAGTGAACTCATTTTGTCGATGGTGGAGGAGTTATTGGCGGGAGCGGAGTTGCCACTTTCCGCCCTGGATGCTGTGGCATTTGGCAGGGGGCCGGGCTCTTTTACCGGTGTACGTATCGCCACCGGGGTTATCCAGGGGATTGCTTTTGCAGCGGATCTTCCGGTAGCACCTGTCTCCACTCTCGCTGCTTTGGCACAACGTTACTATCGAGAGAGCGGGGAGACGCGTCTGTTGCCAGCCTATGACGCGCGGATGCAAGAGGTCTATTGGGGAGCGTATATCGTTAGTGAGACAGGGTTGGTGAAAGTGGTGGTGCCTGATGAGGTTTCCGATCCTGCTAAAGTATCCCCGCCTCAAGGAGACGGCTGGTGCGGTGTGGGCAGTGGCTGGGGGAGTTATGGGCAGCAATTGCGTTCATGTCTCAATGGTGGACTTAAGCAGGTACAACCGGAAATTCTCTGTAGTGCCCATGATGTGGCGCTGTTGGGGGAGGCCTGCGTTGCTGCCAACGAACTGGTGGTGGCGGAGATGGCACTACCTGTCTACCTGCGCGACAAGGTGGCGGCAAAGCCCGGTAAACGATAACAGAATGTTCGGCCAATTTGGCTTGCTACCGGTGCATGAGCGTGGAGGCAGGATAAACTGTAGCTTACTCTCCGGGGGCATCGGGGATGGGCACCGCCGCCGGTCCACCATCCTGGTAGTAGTAGTCATACTTGCGGTTGAGTCGAGACTGGAAGTTCCAGGCTTCAGCATGGCTAAGCCCGCTCTTCTCCGGGAAGATCAACTTGATATAGAGTCCGTTGCTTTTCTCCTTTTTCAGTTGATCAAGGTGCTGTTCCAGTGTCACCAGACTGACCGGACTGTATCCTGGAGCCTCCTCGGTCTGGTATTCGATCAGTAGCTTGCCCGCTTCAGATTTAGTGTAGCGGACTGATACCAGATAGTGTCCCTGGGGTGAGCGTGCTGGGCGTACCAGCTTGTTGTATTTCACCCTCAGCGCATCGTAATCACTCTTGAGCATGCTCAGCTCACGTACAGAGCGTTGTCCCAGGTTTTTCACCTCGGCCAGTTCGAGAGACTGTTCGCTAAGGCGAACCTGCAGGCCGCTAAGCTGCTCTTCAACAGTGTCACGCTCTCCTTCAACGGTGCTTAGGTCGGCTTTGAGCGTGGCCAACTGTTGCTGATAGTTGCGCAGCTGCTGCTGGGTATTGGTCAGCTGCTCCTGAGAGCTGGTCAACTGTTGCTGTGAGCTTGCCAGCTGTTGTTGGGTAGACTCAAGATTTTGCTGCAGGGTATCCAGATTCTGTTGTTGGGCTGCGATGGTGGTATTAGCTCTTTTAAGCCGTTGCTCCAGGGCGAACTTCTCTGCACTTAACTGCTTCTGGCGCAGTTCCAGATTCTCTTTCGCTGCTTGCAGTTGGGTGATGGTGTCCGACTGGCTGCCGATGGTACTCACCTGCGTTTGCCGCTGCTCCTCCATCTGCATCAGCCGTACACGCATCATCGACAGCTCATTCTCTGCAGCAATCAGGCGCAGCGCCAGATCCTCTTTCTCTTCGCCTGTAGAGCGAGCGAGCTCGATGGCGGTGCGCTCCGCCTCCATGGTGGCACGGAGCTGATTTACCAGCTCAATGTTGCGTAGCAGCAGTACCACCATGCTGATCATAAAGATCATCACAATCACCGTCATGATATCGGTGAATGAGGGCCAGAAGCTGTCCTGGTTCTGACCATCCTGGCGGTTGAGCCGCAGGTCGATAAAGCTGCCTTGAGGATTCATTTCTCTTCGGGTAGGCGGAAGCCGATTTTAAGCAGATGCTTGATCTCCGTCATCTCATCGGTAATGGGATGTATGCGGGTGTCGTAGACGTTTTTCAGCGCCGTGCCGATATGGGTCTCCAGTTCGGCGAAGGCGTTTTGGGAGCCCTGCATCTCAGAAGCAAGCTCCTGATAGGATTTCTGCGATGACTCCATCTGGTTGATCAGACCCTGAAGCGAACGAATCAGGCCGCTGAACTCGAACAGTATGCTCTCGGTCTGAATCTGGAAGATCGGCAACAGGTGGGTGGCGGTGGCCTCTTCGATGGCGCTCACCAGGTTGGTCTGAGCATCTGTTAGCTTCATATAGAAGTAGCCGAAGAAGAGATAGCAGACGATAGCGGTGATAGTGGTTGATAGGGCAGTGGACATACCGTGGACCACAATGCCCATACCATCGACATTGGCGGCCGAGGCAAGCAGGTCGGTGGCGCCGGTGAGGGCGATGGAGAGCGATACAATGGTACCGAATACACCGCAGAGAATAAGAATGTTATTGACGAATTTCGGGAAGCTGTTGCGTGTACTTTCCGAGGCCACCAGCGTGGTGGCGAGGGCGCTGTGGTTGATCGGGGTGTTGGCCCGATGCAAGCTATGGAGCGTTCTGTAGCGGCGAACAATAATCTTGTTGTCGTCAAGGTTGGTCAGGGGATCAACGTCATCCTGCAAGTTTTGCATGAAGTTACCAAGGGCTTTCTCTTCCTGGTGGTAACTGATGAGGCCGAAGATAATGCGTATTAGTCCGACGGTAAACAGGCCGAGAATGGTGCCGTTGATGATCAGACCGGTCGATGTTAATTGGTTGCGGAAGTAGACTTCGTTGATAAAGTCCAGTTTCCATATCAGGAGTGCTGTGACCAGAGAAGCGGCCAGGAGCATACGGA from Candidatus Sedimenticola sp. (ex Thyasira tokunagai) carries:
- the tsaB gene encoding tRNA (adenosine(37)-N6)-threonylcarbamoyltransferase complex dimerization subunit type 1 TsaB, which gives rise to MKILAIETATEACSAALLVDGEVTERYLVQPRGHSELILSMVEELLAGAELPLSALDAVAFGRGPGSFTGVRIATGVIQGIAFAADLPVAPVSTLAALAQRYYRESGETRLLPAYDARMQEVYWGAYIVSETGLVKVVVPDEVSDPAKVSPPQGDGWCGVGSGWGSYGQQLRSCLNGGLKQVQPEILCSAHDVALLGEACVAANELVVAEMALPVYLRDKVAAKPGKR